The sequence AAAGAAGCGTCGTCTCCGTATGCGAAGTAAAATCAACCatgaaaaatgatataaaatattatttcgGGTAACTCGATATAGTCTCAGATTTGCCATCAAACACCGTGAATTATGATAGCTATTCTTATTGATATTCGTCCGTTGTTTATTACAATAACACTATACCGTGTCTAACACAGCGCGCGAACATTACGAATAGCTACCAAATACCTTAAACATAATTCGCATGACTCACTCAAGATATTGGGGAAATCGCCATATATCGCCCATAACCAATTTATCAGTACCTAGTCCGCTTCTTCGTGTTGTATTTTTTCGTGAATGGTTTTTTATTCCCAGATAAAGACGCAGTTGATTTATGTACGCATAAGACTTATCGTGTTAGCTTTCTTTTTTTCGGTAACAAGCGATGTTACGGTTTATGTCTTGTCTACCGTCCGTGTTTCGATTCTTCAATGACGTACACACGTCGCATTCTTGGTAAACAGTTAGGATAATCTCGCAATTAATCCCCTGTCGGACGATCATCCTTGTCATCGCCTTCTGAAGTCGACACACGTTTTTAACACGACACAAGGATATGCGAAGATaccatgaaatattcatttgcaACATTCACGATAGAACCTGTGAACTGATGATATAGTGAATTGAAGTTCAAATGAATGATATTATATTACCCATGTACATATCACGGAGAAATCCCGATTTTGTAAGGCTCCGTCACTGTAAAACTAGCCCCGGGAGAGACGAAAATACCACGAGCTGAAAAAACCTCGTATTTCTAAGATGAATAACGTCGTTTGCAACGCACGTATCACTTTGAAGGTATAAAAGTAGCGTTAATACACTTTATTTGATCGTTGCCCCCGGGATGTCATTTATTATCGGCAACCGTTTCCTCATCGGTGGATAAAGATATGGCCGGCAATATCCGATTGCAGGACCGCTGAAtgtttcttgattaattggtAGTATTGTATGATTGTACGTGACTAGCCTGATTCTGTGGCTGCTGCTGATTCCGGTTAGCAGATTCGACTCTCTCTCTCGGGGCTTTGATTGTGGTTTCGTTCACCATTAGCGGGTCTATTCTTACGGATGATGCTATCAAGAAGGCTTATCGGAAGCCAATTTAGGTTTTGATCTTATGGTTGTTGTGGCAGCGGGCAATCGGATCAATGATGCCATTCCAGGTATATTACTGGACAATGGTAAAAATAGCCTCAGACGGATGTATTTAAAGGTCTTCCCGCGTCTTTTGATCGGAACAATCAATGTCCATCCACGTCTGCCTTTTAACCAAAAGGACGCGGACGACCATTAAAGAACTGCGGCTAACAGCGATGAAACCTTTCCGTTCCATAATCAAATGACATTAAAAACCATGCTCGTAAATAGTTTTATCTGTCGTGAGTGTTTTATGGTTTTCATTGGAGATGCCAGAAAGGACGAAACAGTCACAGAGCCACAATCACACCATCAAACTTGTACATTTTACGATGACAATTCCGTATATTTCAACTATCATCCAATAACGACTAATAGCTGAGTATATAGCGGTCGTTGTGATGACGACGACTGCCGTTATGGACGTTTTATAGTTTGTAGTATAGCACTGTAAGAAGTGCTTCGATATTACCGGCTAAACTACACGGTAGTAATGTATATGACTGTTTGGAGACTCGTAAAACCGAATGATGACCCTCAAGATGCCATCATGGAACTTTACCTTTCGCAGATTACATTAAAATACATAAACGCGTAGGGCACGTTCCCTCTCTAATTCTGCATAATGTAGTTTTGAGCAAATGCACATGGTTACTTTCGGATACCCAATATAGAAATATGTCCAAATTCTATGTTTTGTAACTTGAGTTCATCCTTAGTCACTTTTCAATTTACATTTCAATTCGTGAAAACTAACTCGCTCTGAGATTATGCGACGCTTTCAAAGCGCAGAGTAATTTTCTACTGTTACCTGGGAGATATCAAGttgtttatctaaataatttttatgCATATCAATGGCGTGTTATTCCCCGATGGTTATTTCGATTTCCTGTTTACGCTCGGATGagtggaatttttttcatcttcgcggttgttatttcaaaatcaagactGCTGGCGTTTGTATTGTCACCTGTCCTATCAGCCAGCTGATCATTATTCCCATCACACGGGTCTATCACGCATCTATCAGCGTGTTTGTGCAGTCTCAATCTCACTCCAGGGAACCCGTCCACCTCGATGAACGCCCGTCTCATCTCCCGGGAACCAGTCTATGTATACACACTAATAACGCCAGTGTTGCATTGATTACGAAAGATAAATCTTGGAACTGGTGCCCGGGAATGGATAAATCTATTCACattaataatttgattaatccCATATATTGTAATTTGTCTCTAGTGACAAAATGTATGTAGTTCATTAACCCAGGGAGATAGGCCTACACTGAATCTATGCCAGCGatgaaatatagaatataaaacaaaagtGAGATTCAAATAGTATCCTAGACTTCCAGGGTTTGGTGCCTGTCGAACCAATCCTGGCAAGTGAGCATTGATATATAAGGCATGGTTAAGATTTGAAGATATCACACTTGGATTAGAAATTGCCAAACCGGGCTGTTTTGTGATGTTCTCTTCGATGTTAGTTCAGAATAACAAACTCAATTCGGCATATATTATGCATCTGGTATGTACCCTCGTTTATGTTAATATATTTCGAAACAATTGTCTGTTTATGTATTATGATGTAGCCTACAAATAAACGTGATGCAATTATTTCACGGGTGCGGGGATTTTTTGTGCAGataataaatgatgaattataaaatCGATAGTAGTATGTTCGGGCAGACGATCACTGCTATCCATCATCATCACTGATATGTATTATGCGTGTGTTTACGAGAAAGAAAGGTAATTAATGTTTCCGACACGGGCGTGGCAGATAATGCGCTATTATCTACGGTGGCGCAGGTTTTTCAGACGCATCTGCTGCAGAACTGAGAACGGCATATAGATCCGCTGTACTGCCGTGAGACCACGAAGTACGTACAAGCTCACACTAGAATATTCAATCCATACTGATTAGTCTGGCTTTGGATTTTAAAAGGCAGCTGCAAATTGGTGACACGAAGACCGTGTGCAACAGATTTGTCGAGcgaaattttttcatttaaagaTATCATGCACGCTACCGGTACCTAATTGAAAATTCCTTTGAGaatatttggtttttgattGCGACGTCTTCATCAAGGAGACATCCGGTGCTAATAAGACATGCATATTTGTGAAGTGTTCATTACGTGAGAGCTATATGTAATTAGTTCCCTCTATAACTATTCAAGCAATGATCTTAACAACTTTCCGTATATCTTCGAGTTCAACTAAGTTTTATTCGACGTCTGGTTGAGTTTAAGGTTAATCAATCGGAAGGAACTACTTGACACGGGTATAACTTCCGCTTGGCGGTTAAATGTTCACAGCTTTGATAAGATCAATACGCGCCTGCGGGCAGACAGTAATAACGCGCTACTTCCGGTGGTATAATCTTGATTCATATAGACATCACGATTCGAGCGATTCGTGCAAGAAATCTTATTAGAAGAGAAGCATGTTCCTGAATATTATAGTGAACGGTTAATGATTTCAGTCTGAGTTGAACTGCACCTGAGACGAATCCACTCAAGTATTGCAGGCTAAGCAATTTTACGTGCAAGAACGTGTAATATTACGTGTAATATGATACTGGTCTAGCTGCGAAATTATTAGATTGACATTACAATGGTTGACTGATGAACGGTACAAATAAAAGGAGGTTTTAACGTTCTATAATACCGGAAAAATCAATCTAAATGGCTTAGCGAAGTCAAATCAGTATTCCGATCGCAGACGAAATTCATGCCATGATAAGATATATACGTTACACATTTTACGAATTTAAACACCATTCGAAAAATTGCCTGAAATGCGCTCCGTGTATTAAAGAACAGTTAAGGGTATCATAGGAAATTCGATGGCTCATGAGCCGTTTTTATACTCAGTTAATTACCTCATCCGACTGTTATTTGAATATGGAAATGTTTTTGGTCTGTAAAACTACTTGGCGTAGAACAGTCCCAAGACACTTTATCTACGTTATGGGAGTCATTTCATtagtgttttttctttttaatatttttcagatgTGTTTGTAAAATAGTGTCTCGTGAGAAATCAATCAGCGCCGTGGAGATGGGGAAAACGGAGTTCGAGGCTTATCCGTTCGCTAGCTGTCATCAGGTGCGACGCAGCTGCCGAAAATACTGCAAAGACCTACTGAAACCGGATTTCGAAGACGAACCTCTGAGACGCATCGTAGACGGTCACCCACTCGGCTACGGCAAATGTTTAGAGTACGCGAAGCCGACCGGTAAAAACGTCATCAAATTACACGCCATAACGGAAGTGCAACACTGTTCAAAAATCGACCAAGTTGACTGGCACGACAGTCTGTGCTGCGGCCCGACACTGGCTTCGTATGAGCAAGACGTTGAACCGACAGAAACCTGGGCCTGGATGCCTAAATGCAACGGACTCGAATACGTATACCTTTAAAGTCTGGAAGAtggttttttaaagaaataaactGACACCGCGCATGTTAAGTAAATAATACTCAGTAAAAGAAACAACCGTGAATAAGAACATGTTCAAGCGATCGATCGAATGAGCGGAACGCTTTCGTGATAGTTTGATTTAATGGTTTAAGGTTTCAAAAGTGATTTCAGATTTCTGACGACGAACGCTCGCATACTCTACAACTCTCTTCTTTTCTCAGCTATCTCTCTCCGGGGAAGGTTGTTTCGATGATCGATCGGCTCTATCCGcgattaaatctaaattaagTTGTGTAAAATCTTAGTTGTTTAGCAGAAGATACGCACACAAGAACCGTGTCGATAGATCGACGTTCCTCGATAAATTGTCATCCTTTCAGAAGAAATTAATGCTTGAACGAGTTGAACAAGAAACTGATTTTTCATCTACGCAAGAATTTTCAACGTCTGCCGAATGATGAAACTATATCATAAATTCCGAATAAACATGACAGATTGTCGCAGAAGTAATTTAAACTGGCAATAAAAATGCCCGATAGTTGCTTCCCatttattattcataaaaACACTAACTCATTCTGATGTACCTTAATTCGTTTCCATTCTCCTAGCCGTGGGAGACAACGATGATTGCACGAATTATCACTCGCAGAAATCTAAATTTAGTATGCGAATAGTGAAGCAGTTTACGGAGGTAGTCctgaatattcattttagaatttagaaatcagagaaagagagagagagagagctagAGAGAAGTCGCGGTGATATTAAGTGAAGACAGTCCTGTCGAAAGTGTTTCTGTAACACAAGACATTAATCGATTCGAAATGTCTGCTAATTCAGCTTAAAAAACATGTTGCCACGTTGTTCACGGATTTACCGTCGCAACTTCTCCTCGGCAAAAGTTGTATGGGCTGATATGGACATTAATTCCGCATCATGACGATGTAGGTATAGGAGATCAATATTTCACGTTTCACGAACTCTTTATaactcgggggggggggggggggggtttagTTACAGCCAGACGACTTAAAAACGACTAAAAGCTCGCGATTGTTCGACAGTCTTCTGGCGACGATGTGGAAACAACGTCGGTGTTTCTACCATGAAAGTTTGTGAcagaaaacatatttttctttctcgTTTCTCGCGGAAAAAAAACCTGCCGGTGTACATTGACATTGATTATGATAGACCTAACTAAAAACTCAATTTCTTTCAGAGATGGATAAGCGTTAAAATGGGATACTTTTTTTACATTCTATATAATACACGTATCGTATGACGTATATCAAGACGgtttaatcagaattattcaTGTGTCTGATTGTTAATCGTAAAATTCTTAAGGTATCCGCACAGAACGAGGAGATACCGCGTGATAACCGATTGCTCCGTGATGCTGGATGGAAGATGCGCAAGATGAACGCTAACACCTGTTTCGTACGAAAAAATAGACTGCATTCCTGAACAAGATCCTCGGTTACTCTgtataattgattatttaaATACAGGCATAGTACTAACTTTAAAAATACCGTGTTTAACAACATTGAACTGGAGTTGACTTCGATGGCAAGTGTTGCAGGCGATATCATATCGAAAAAAGACAGTGCATTATGATATTGTATATcgtgtttatatatattatttacatATGAATTCTGTCGTAActttaaatataaatgttattgatatatatatatatatatctattgcGTCTAAATAaaacgtatatatatacatatatatatactcccCCACTTGAAAATCCAGTGACGGGTATAGATTCCAATCTAAACAATTAGTTGAATGTCCAGGGTGAAATCTGCAGCACTGGGATGTGAAGATCAAACATACTATCACGGTGCCTATGCCAATTATTTTATGTGAACAGTATTTTTATAAGTATTTGtatgttgaaataatatagAATGTCGTTTTAAACATAATATTAGCGCGGCATCTATCGGCATTACACACGACCTTTCCACTATCCCTGGCCCTATCGTGATCATGGGCGATTCTAGAGCAGCAAACTTAACTTCCACTCGTAGAAGGGTCACGACTAGCGTCTGCTCGTTGCCCGCTAATGATCAAGTCAGTGACCGTTCTTAATTAATGGTTAGTTTCAGAGGGAGCGGATATATCAGATCCATTATCATATTAGATAAAGGGGAACAAACCGGGTAGATGATGCAGAACATCCAATGTTTATGTAGACTAAAAACTAAGGTTTCCAAGTATCATCTTCAATTCAGTTTTACTCAAGCAATACCACACATTTTACTATTGTTGAACCCTTAAATATTCTATGCATTGAGAGGGTTTCCTTTGCGATAAGATAACTGATTGCGGGGCATTAGCAATGGGAAAATATGCGGCACATCGATTCCATCAAAATTCTTAAATTTGGGATTGCATGTAACGTGTAGTAAGTAACCCAACTGACGGCAGCAGAATAAAACGAAACGCTTGCGCATCAACGATTAACATGACTTACATATATACTTGTTTTAGATAGCTATAAACCGTTTCAAAGTTGTATCTACTGTTATTATACTTGGAAAAACTGACGTAGGCTAGTTAACAAGCTTCTCGGTAGATGTCGCTGTGTGTTGTTTTACATTTCCAACATTTACATACTTGTCGTGACGTCATTCCCATCGTGCACACTGGTTGGCTATTCGTGTACCGTTACTCACTGTAAAAAATCTTTAGAACTACAAAAGTTTCTCGTATATGAAAGAAGTTGGCGGTTTATTAGCCCTCTATCGAATATTGTATATTTATGATACATGTGTAAACAACTGTAACTGCTTCTGCTATCTTCTATTTATTGTAATAAACGACGCCAATTTTTGTACAAATACGAATGTGTTTATTTCTAGTGGTTTGGTGATTTTCCTGGAATCATGATGGGCTACTCTAGGCCGATTCATCTTCTCAAGTATGTTTTCAAGGGATTTCAAAGCTACCCAAGACTCAAACGATTCAAGACCAATCCAGGCTTGCTGCCAAAACCAGAGGACCGGCCCCCCATGACGACCATAAACCAGTGACAAGTGGTGacattgaaattcattaaaactcgTCTATTGATGAAACGTCAACAAAATTAAACTCACACGTCAACAGTAAAAACGTCTGGCAAAGTTCGTAGACAAAATATCGTcggtaattgatgaaaatatctatCTTAGAGAAATCCCACCAATAATAAATTGAACCCTACAAAGATCATAATTCAATGCTTCTCCCCTAAATTCAATGCTTTTTAAGaccttgaaaatgattttttccgATTCAAAGTTATACGAAGATTTCAAGGATCGCGATGAACACTACACGAAGTACAGCACCACTAATGACTACTCCATGGCTGTGCCAGCGAAAGAGCAACATTCAGAAGAAAAGAACAACAAACatataatatatgaaataagaaGCTCACATTTATTGGAAATTCAACAGAGAAGACAGAGGTTTATCGATAAGAAATTATATCTTCATAGTTGAAATCAGCAATTAAATAATaagcaaaatgaaatttgtcTTTGAAATACGCAATAATTCAATCTTGGCTAAATACTAAAAGTTCTAATAATAAACGCAGTGGTTAAATAATCTGACAGTCTAATTTGTTCAAAGCTAATATCGAATCTAAGATTCAAAACACTTCGCAAGAATACATCTttttaacaa is a genomic window of Tubulanus polymorphus chromosome 5, tnTubPoly1.2, whole genome shotgun sequence containing:
- the LOC141904938 gene encoding uncharacterized protein LOC141904938; this encodes MDIEYFGVFALMLTLYNYAVDANTISRRSCVCKIVSREKSISAVEMGKTEFEAYPFASCHQVRRSCRKYCKDLLKPDFEDEPLRRIVDGHPLGYGKCLEYAKPTGKNVIKLHAITEVQHCSKIDQVDWHDSLCCGPTLASYEQDVEPTETWAWMPKCNGLEYVYL